A single Curtobacterium sp. MCSS17_015 DNA region contains:
- a CDS encoding transcription antitermination factor NusB — MSAEQPRSRGQQGDGGGHTGGRRDVGRRDSGPRSGGPGGGGRRAGGRPQAPRQVSARRVAFDVLRAVQVDDAYANLLLPTRIRRAGLSARDAGFATELTYGTIRMIGRYDAVVAVASGRRADLIEADVLDVMRLGVHQLLAMRTPTHAAVSATVELAREVGVARATGFVNAVMRKVAAKTPEEWDGLVTAGLGGDALLATRWSHPVWVVSALRDALAAERSRDELVALLAADDEAPRVQLAALPGLATEDDVAAATARTTSDDPSGADGPPGAEDATADGTDPADGTDPADGTDPADGAEPTVGSTSVAGDDLPVSPVGIRGVTGDPARVPGVVAGRLRVQDEGSQLAALALSRSSDVRPGERWLDLCAGPGGKAALLAAEAAQAGATLVANELVPARVGLVREALRDFRDTVTVVEGDGRRYGQDGSGVTFDRILLDAPCTGLGALRRRAEARWRKQPEDVAELAALQEELLEAAVRVLAPGGTLAYVTCSPHLAETRGQVDALMRRHGHELEQLDTASVVRSVAARDPQVADGRTVQLWPHRIGTDAMFIALVRRTA; from the coding sequence ATGAGCGCGGAACAGCCACGGTCTCGGGGCCAGCAGGGCGATGGCGGCGGTCACACCGGCGGTCGGCGTGACGTCGGCCGCCGCGACTCCGGGCCGCGCAGCGGCGGACCGGGCGGCGGCGGACGGCGCGCCGGTGGCCGCCCGCAGGCACCGCGCCAGGTGAGTGCCCGACGCGTCGCGTTCGACGTGCTCCGCGCCGTGCAGGTCGACGACGCGTACGCCAACCTCCTCCTGCCCACGCGCATCCGCCGCGCGGGGCTCAGCGCCCGCGACGCCGGCTTCGCGACCGAGCTGACCTACGGCACCATCCGGATGATCGGGCGGTACGACGCGGTCGTCGCGGTCGCCTCCGGACGGCGCGCGGACCTCATCGAGGCCGACGTGCTCGACGTGATGCGCCTCGGCGTCCACCAGCTGCTCGCGATGCGGACGCCCACCCACGCGGCGGTGTCCGCCACGGTCGAACTCGCGCGCGAGGTCGGCGTCGCCCGTGCCACCGGTTTCGTCAACGCCGTGATGCGGAAGGTCGCGGCGAAGACCCCGGAGGAGTGGGACGGCCTGGTCACGGCCGGGCTCGGCGGAGACGCCCTCCTGGCGACGCGCTGGTCGCACCCGGTGTGGGTCGTGTCCGCGCTCCGGGACGCCCTCGCCGCGGAGCGCTCCCGCGACGAACTCGTGGCGCTCCTCGCGGCCGACGACGAGGCACCCCGCGTGCAGCTCGCCGCGCTGCCCGGGCTCGCCACCGAGGACGACGTGGCGGCGGCGACCGCGCGGACGACGTCCGACGACCCGTCGGGTGCGGACGGGCCTCCCGGCGCGGAGGACGCGACCGCGGACGGCACCGACCCCGCGGACGGCACCGACCCGGCGGACGGCACCGACCCTGCGGACGGTGCCGAGCCCACCGTCGGCTCCACCTCCGTCGCCGGCGACGACCTGCCCGTCTCACCGGTCGGCATCCGTGGGGTCACCGGTGACCCGGCGCGCGTCCCCGGCGTCGTCGCCGGCCGGCTCCGCGTGCAGGACGAGGGCTCGCAGCTCGCTGCCCTCGCGCTCTCCCGCTCATCGGACGTCCGACCGGGCGAGCGGTGGCTCGACCTCTGCGCCGGTCCGGGCGGCAAGGCGGCGCTCCTCGCGGCCGAGGCCGCGCAGGCCGGTGCGACCCTCGTCGCGAACGAGCTCGTCCCGGCCCGGGTGGGGCTCGTCCGGGAGGCCCTCCGCGACTTCCGCGACACCGTCACGGTGGTCGAGGGCGACGGCCGCCGGTACGGCCAGGACGGCTCCGGCGTCACGTTCGACCGCATCCTCCTCGACGCCCCGTGCACGGGACTCGGCGCCCTCCGTCGTCGTGCCGAGGCGCGTTGGCGGAAGCAGCCCGAGGACGTCGCCGAGCTCGCCGCCCTGCAGGAGGAACTGCTCGAGGCCGCGGTCCGCGTCCTCGCCCCGGGCGGCACCCTGGCGTACGTGACGTGTTCCCCGCACCTGGCGGAGACGCGCGGCCAGGTCGACGCCCTGATGCGTCGACACGGCCACGAACTCGAGCAGCTCGACACGGCGTCCGTGGTCCGGTCGGTGGCCGCACGGGACCCGCAGGTCGCCGACGGTCGGACGGTGCAGCTGTGGCCGCACCGCATCGGCACCGACGCGATGTTCATCGCACTCGTCCGCCGAACGGCGTGA
- a CDS encoding methionyl-tRNA formyltransferase, which produces MRLVVAGSPAAAVPTLRRLAASDHEIAAVLTRPPTPQGRKRVLTPTPVAQVAAELGLPVIEAARVDDAVTARIADLGVDLGVIVAYGALLRRPALDAPRLGWVNLHFSDLPALRGAAPVQRAVMAGATTTAATVFQLVEALDAGPVFASEPFAIDPAATSGDVLAAMAESGAGLVARVVDAIAAGTAVATEQVGEPTTAPKLTLEDGRVDFVAPAAAVHARLRGVTPEPGAFTHLGDTRVKLLRAERSRPGGPGDDAPALAPGALRLDGGTLLVGTADEPLVLREVQPAGKKAMDAAAWARGLGPLDGKVLA; this is translated from the coding sequence ATGCGTCTCGTCGTCGCCGGCAGCCCCGCTGCTGCGGTCCCCACCCTCCGCCGTCTCGCGGCGTCCGACCACGAGATCGCGGCGGTCCTGACCCGTCCGCCGACGCCGCAGGGCCGGAAGCGCGTGCTGACACCCACCCCGGTCGCGCAGGTCGCCGCCGAGCTCGGGCTCCCGGTGATCGAGGCCGCTCGTGTCGACGACGCGGTCACGGCTCGCATCGCGGACCTCGGCGTCGACCTCGGCGTGATCGTCGCCTACGGCGCACTGCTCCGTCGTCCGGCCCTCGACGCGCCCCGACTCGGTTGGGTGAACCTGCACTTCTCCGACCTGCCCGCCCTCCGCGGTGCCGCTCCGGTGCAGCGCGCGGTGATGGCCGGTGCGACGACCACGGCTGCCACGGTGTTCCAGCTCGTCGAGGCCCTGGACGCCGGTCCCGTGTTCGCCTCCGAGCCCTTCGCCATCGACCCGGCGGCGACCTCCGGCGACGTGCTCGCCGCGATGGCCGAGAGCGGTGCCGGACTCGTCGCACGGGTCGTCGACGCCATCGCCGCCGGCACCGCGGTCGCCACCGAACAGGTCGGCGAGCCGACCACCGCGCCGAAGTTGACGCTCGAGGACGGCCGCGTCGACTTCGTCGCACCGGCCGCGGCCGTGCACGCGCGCCTCCGGGGCGTGACCCCGGAACCGGGAGCGTTCACACACCTCGGCGACACGCGGGTCAAGCTGCTGCGGGCCGAGCGGTCCCGACCGGGAGGCCCGGGGGACGACGCCCCGGCCCTCGCGCCCGGTGCGCTCCGGCTCGACGGCGGCACGCTCCTGGTGGGGACGGCGGACGAGCCGCTGGTCCTCCGCGAGGTGCAGCCGGCCGGCAAGAAGGCGATGGACGCCGCGGCCTGGGCCCGAGGGCTCGGACCGCTCGACGGGAAGGTGCTCGCATGA
- a CDS encoding DUF4383 domain-containing protein, producing the protein MSDRLSTPAPTSFAETPVQKGALVVGIVFLVVGIAGFIPGLTTGDLGGAGNDSMGMLLGIFQVSVLHNIVHLLFGVVGILAARRASGSRLYLVVGGVIYFVLWIYGLFTAGSDSAANFVPLNSADNWLHLVLAIGMVALGVVLSRGRRAPVRA; encoded by the coding sequence ATGTCAGACCGACTGTCCACCCCCGCACCCACCAGCTTCGCCGAGACGCCCGTGCAGAAGGGCGCCCTCGTCGTCGGCATCGTCTTCCTGGTCGTCGGCATCGCCGGCTTCATCCCCGGTCTCACCACCGGTGACCTGGGCGGCGCCGGCAACGACTCCATGGGGATGCTGCTCGGCATCTTCCAGGTGTCGGTGCTGCACAACATCGTCCACCTCCTGTTCGGCGTCGTCGGGATCCTCGCGGCCCGTCGCGCGAGCGGCTCCCGCCTCTACCTCGTGGTCGGCGGCGTCATCTACTTCGTCCTCTGGATCTACGGCCTCTTCACCGCGGGCAGCGACAGCGCCGCGAACTTCGTGCCGCTCAACTCGGCCGACAACTGGCTGCACCTCGTGCTCGCGATCGGCATGGTCGCGCTCGGCGTCGTGCTGTCGCGCGGTCGTCGCGCTCCGGTGCGCGCGTAG
- a CDS encoding primosomal protein N' yields MATVARVVLDSPLPQLDRLFDYRVPAEFEDDCVPGVRVKVPLRSGARMTDAYVVEVVPDDALSPENDFPGELSAIEELVSPVPVLAPEVWRLARAVADRAAGVASDVLRLAVPTRQVRPEKAWLARDPEHVPPPVPATAVTGYVDGALEAVIDTGGRAAVSAIPHPVFLLPTAEAPAPGAEDDAPADIDDDGDGDGDGSAVSSAGTSGAGDETEVHDGTAGVAAPRSDAARGPEPTAGERSPGVWVPGWAATLAQAAAHTLAGERSAVIAVPDFRDVADLERALHVLVPAERVVRFDAKQTNGQRARALLTARTHPVVAIGSRAAVYAPASGLGLIALWDDGDPSFAEQRAPYVHTRDVALVRTAQSGAALLMLSHARSTDVQRLVELGWLQEVAPHRARVPKVVPTAHQTNADGYAAQARIPSSAWRAAREASRAGPVLVQVSNPGFGTGLVCAECGERAHCRVCGGPLGSPHAGATPQCRFCGALAAGYRCPTCGNGKLKPVGQGAQRTADELGRAFPNTRIVVADGSRPIDEVPARPAVVVATRGAEPDVAGGYACVLLLDGERMLAREGLRVQEDVLRVWANAAAKGAAGAPVYLVGIGGKLANAMALWRLDLPAHDELADRRELFFPPAVRVATLTGTDEAVTGAVEALGDAPVGPVLGPVPVEDPTPGTVRAIVRFPYGHGAEVAATLKAEVIRRSSTRRVVAGGNKRRAAPALRVRMDDAEPFSEV; encoded by the coding sequence GTGGCCACCGTCGCGCGTGTCGTCCTCGACTCGCCGCTCCCGCAGCTCGACCGCCTGTTCGACTACCGGGTGCCGGCCGAGTTCGAGGACGACTGCGTGCCGGGCGTGCGCGTGAAGGTGCCCCTCCGATCCGGTGCCCGGATGACCGACGCCTACGTCGTCGAGGTCGTGCCGGACGACGCCCTGTCACCCGAGAACGACTTCCCGGGTGAGCTGAGCGCAATCGAGGAACTCGTCAGTCCGGTTCCCGTGCTCGCGCCCGAGGTCTGGCGGCTCGCCCGGGCGGTGGCCGACCGTGCCGCCGGGGTCGCGAGCGACGTGCTGCGGCTCGCCGTGCCGACCCGACAGGTGCGCCCCGAGAAGGCATGGCTGGCCCGGGACCCGGAGCACGTGCCCCCGCCGGTACCCGCCACGGCCGTCACGGGCTACGTCGACGGTGCGCTCGAGGCCGTCATCGACACGGGTGGCCGTGCGGCGGTCAGCGCGATCCCGCACCCGGTGTTCCTCCTCCCGACGGCCGAGGCACCGGCACCGGGCGCCGAGGACGACGCCCCTGCCGACATCGACGACGACGGCGACGGCGACGGCGACGGCAGCGCTGTCAGCTCCGCCGGTACGTCCGGGGCCGGCGACGAGACCGAGGTCCACGACGGCACCGCGGGCGTCGCCGCGCCCCGGTCGGACGCTGCCCGCGGTCCCGAGCCCACCGCCGGGGAGCGCTCCCCGGGTGTCTGGGTGCCGGGATGGGCCGCGACCCTGGCCCAGGCCGCGGCACACACCCTGGCAGGCGAGCGTTCCGCCGTCATCGCCGTGCCGGACTTCCGCGACGTCGCCGACCTCGAACGTGCCCTGCACGTGCTCGTGCCGGCCGAGCGGGTCGTCCGGTTCGACGCGAAGCAGACGAACGGGCAGCGGGCGCGAGCGCTGCTCACCGCCCGCACGCACCCGGTGGTCGCGATCGGCAGCCGGGCCGCCGTGTACGCCCCGGCGTCCGGACTCGGGCTCATCGCGCTGTGGGACGACGGCGACCCGTCCTTCGCCGAGCAGCGCGCGCCGTACGTGCACACCCGCGATGTCGCCCTGGTGCGGACCGCGCAGTCGGGTGCCGCGCTGCTCATGCTCTCGCACGCGCGGAGCACCGACGTGCAGCGGCTGGTCGAACTCGGGTGGTTGCAGGAGGTCGCGCCGCACCGGGCCCGCGTGCCGAAGGTGGTCCCGACCGCACACCAGACCAACGCCGACGGCTACGCCGCGCAGGCCCGGATCCCGAGCAGCGCATGGCGTGCGGCACGCGAGGCCAGCCGGGCGGGCCCGGTCCTGGTGCAGGTGTCGAACCCGGGCTTCGGCACGGGGCTGGTGTGCGCCGAGTGTGGGGAGCGGGCGCACTGTCGCGTCTGCGGTGGTCCGCTCGGCAGTCCGCACGCGGGTGCCACCCCGCAGTGCCGGTTCTGCGGGGCCCTGGCCGCCGGGTACCGCTGCCCGACATGCGGCAACGGGAAGCTCAAGCCCGTCGGGCAGGGCGCCCAGCGGACCGCCGACGAACTGGGCCGCGCGTTCCCGAACACCCGGATCGTGGTGGCGGACGGGTCCCGCCCGATCGACGAGGTGCCGGCGCGCCCCGCGGTCGTCGTCGCGACCCGCGGTGCCGAGCCGGACGTCGCCGGCGGCTACGCGTGCGTGCTGCTCCTCGACGGCGAGCGCATGCTCGCCCGCGAAGGGCTGCGCGTGCAGGAGGACGTCCTCCGGGTCTGGGCGAACGCCGCGGCGAAGGGCGCCGCGGGGGCTCCGGTCTACCTGGTCGGCATCGGTGGGAAGCTCGCGAACGCGATGGCGCTCTGGCGGCTCGACCTGCCCGCGCACGACGAACTGGCCGACCGCCGGGAGCTGTTCTTCCCGCCGGCGGTCCGGGTCGCCACCCTCACCGGCACGGACGAGGCCGTGACCGGCGCGGTCGAGGCCCTCGGCGACGCCCCGGTCGGCCCGGTCCTCGGTCCGGTGCCGGTGGAGGACCCGACGCCGGGCACCGTCCGCGCCATCGTGCGGTTCCCCTACGGCCACGGTGCCGAGGTCGCTGCGACGCTCAAGGCCGAGGTGATCCGGCGCTCGTCGACCCGTCGGGTGGTGGCGGGTGGCAACAAGCGCCGGGCAGCGCCGGCGCTCCGCGTCCGCATGGACGACGCCGAACCGTTCTCCGAGGTCTGA
- the metK gene encoding methionine adenosyltransferase, translated as MTSALRLFTSESVTEGHPDKICDQISDAILDALLTVDPHARVAVETMVTTGLVHVAGEVTTSGYVEIPQLVRDVITGIGYDSSDVSFDGRTCGVEISIGAQSPDIAQGVDESLDSRSGAGVDPLDRQGAGDQGIMFGFATNETPEYMPVAIWLAHRLAEKLAAVRKSGELTYLRPDGKTQVTVGYDGVTPKTVETVVLSTQHAPSVTLAQLTADITEHVIRPVLDLVDLDSSHVDVIVNPTGRFEIGGPQGDAGLTGRKVIVDTYGGASRHGGGAFSGKDPSKVDRSAAYALRWVAKNAVAAGLADRLEVQVAYAIGRAAPVGLYVESFGTGHVDDATIEAAIRQVFDLRPAAIIRDLDLLTPKYAQTATYGHFGRELPGFTWEQLDRVEELRTAAGLVPASA; from the coding sequence GTGACGAGCGCACTCCGTCTGTTCACGTCGGAATCGGTGACCGAGGGCCACCCCGACAAGATCTGCGACCAGATCTCCGATGCGATCCTGGACGCCCTGCTCACGGTCGACCCGCACGCACGCGTGGCCGTCGAGACGATGGTGACGACCGGACTCGTGCACGTCGCTGGAGAGGTCACCACCTCCGGCTACGTCGAGATCCCGCAGCTGGTCCGCGACGTCATCACCGGGATCGGGTACGACTCGTCCGACGTGAGCTTCGACGGCCGCACCTGCGGCGTCGAGATCTCGATCGGCGCGCAGTCGCCGGACATCGCCCAGGGCGTCGACGAGTCGCTCGACTCGCGCTCGGGTGCCGGCGTGGACCCGCTCGACCGCCAGGGTGCCGGTGACCAGGGCATCATGTTCGGCTTCGCGACGAACGAGACGCCCGAGTACATGCCGGTCGCCATCTGGCTCGCCCACCGCCTGGCCGAGAAGCTCGCCGCGGTGCGCAAGTCCGGTGAGCTCACGTACCTGCGCCCGGACGGCAAGACGCAGGTCACCGTCGGGTACGACGGTGTCACGCCGAAGACCGTCGAGACCGTGGTCCTGTCGACGCAGCACGCGCCGAGCGTCACGCTCGCGCAGCTGACCGCCGACATCACCGAGCACGTGATCCGTCCGGTCCTCGACCTCGTCGACCTGGACTCGTCGCACGTCGACGTCATCGTGAACCCGACCGGTCGGTTCGAGATCGGCGGGCCGCAGGGCGACGCCGGCCTCACCGGGCGCAAGGTCATCGTCGACACCTACGGCGGGGCCTCCCGGCACGGCGGCGGCGCGTTCAGCGGCAAGGACCCCTCGAAGGTCGACCGCTCGGCGGCGTACGCGCTGCGTTGGGTCGCGAAGAACGCGGTCGCGGCGGGGCTCGCCGACCGGCTGGAGGTCCAGGTCGCCTACGCGATCGGCCGCGCCGCCCCCGTGGGGCTGTACGTCGAGTCCTTCGGCACCGGCCACGTCGACGACGCGACGATCGAGGCCGCGATCCGCCAGGTGTTCGACCTGCGCCCGGCCGCGATCATCCGCGACCTCGACCTGCTGACCCCGAAGTACGCGCAGACCGCGACCTACGGTCACTTCGGTCGGGAGCTGCCGGGCTTCACCTGGGAGCAGCTGGACCGCGTCGAGGAGCTCCGCACCGCGGCAGGACTCGTCCCCGCCTCCGCCTGA
- the rpoZ gene encoding DNA-directed RNA polymerase subunit omega, translating to MANPQGIIDPPIDDLLSKVESKYALVIFASKRARQINDYYADLHEGSLFDNVGPLVDSTIDDKPLSVALHEINEDKLTVTKQQQPSA from the coding sequence ATGGCCAACCCCCAGGGCATCATCGACCCGCCCATCGACGACCTGCTCAGCAAGGTCGAGTCGAAGTACGCGCTCGTGATCTTCGCCTCGAAGCGCGCACGCCAGATCAACGACTACTACGCCGACCTGCACGAGGGCTCGCTCTTCGACAACGTCGGCCCGCTCGTCGACTCGACGATCGACGACAAGCCGCTCTCGGTCGCGCTCCACGAGATCAACGAGGACAAGCTGACCGTCACCAAGCAGCAGCAGCCCTCCGCCTGA
- the gmk gene encoding guanylate kinase encodes MPAHRNPPEVDRVAAAKAAVAARRARAAVKAAVASGDRSPLEVARSAWSEDASVVEATSAERSLRVRDLLTSLPGVGPARADAVMGALRIAPSKRLGGLGSRQRTELADWLAARGRKRAASKLVVLAGPTAVGKGTVSAHIREQYPEVNLSVSATTRKPRPGEVDGVHYYFVDDDEFDRMIRDRELLEWATVHNSYRYGTPRPPIDRALDAGEKVMLEIDLQGARQVRDAMPEAVLVFLLPPTWDELVRRLIGRGTESAEEQARRLETAKVELAAQDEFDVRIVNSDVSTAAREVVDLFSAP; translated from the coding sequence CTGCCGGCACACCGCAACCCGCCCGAGGTGGACCGCGTCGCCGCCGCCAAGGCCGCCGTCGCCGCCCGACGCGCGCGTGCCGCCGTGAAGGCCGCCGTCGCCTCGGGGGACCGGTCGCCACTCGAGGTGGCACGGTCGGCCTGGTCCGAGGACGCGTCCGTGGTCGAGGCGACCTCGGCCGAACGGTCGCTCCGCGTCCGCGACCTGCTGACGAGCCTGCCCGGCGTCGGACCGGCCCGCGCGGACGCCGTGATGGGAGCGCTGCGGATCGCGCCGTCGAAGCGTCTCGGCGGCCTCGGCAGCCGGCAGCGCACGGAGCTCGCGGACTGGCTCGCCGCCCGCGGCCGGAAGCGCGCGGCGTCGAAGCTCGTCGTGCTCGCCGGTCCGACGGCGGTGGGCAAGGGCACCGTGAGCGCGCACATCCGCGAGCAGTACCCCGAGGTGAACCTCAGCGTGTCGGCGACGACGCGCAAGCCCCGACCCGGTGAGGTCGACGGCGTGCACTACTACTTCGTCGACGACGACGAGTTCGACCGGATGATCCGCGACCGGGAGCTGCTGGAGTGGGCGACGGTGCACAACTCGTACCGCTACGGCACCCCGCGCCCGCCGATCGACCGGGCGCTCGACGCGGGTGAGAAGGTCATGCTCGAGATCGACCTGCAGGGCGCCCGCCAGGTGCGGGACGCGATGCCCGAGGCGGTCCTGGTGTTCCTGCTCCCGCCGACGTGGGACGAGCTCGTGCGTCGGCTCATCGGCCGCGGGACCGAGTCCGCCGAGGAACAGGCGCGTCGTCTCGAGACGGCGAAGGTGGAGCTCGCCGCGCAGGACGAGTTCGACGTGCGCATCGTGAACTCGGATGTCAGCACGGCGGCACGTGAGGTCGTAGACTTGTTCTCTGCGCCCTGA
- the pyrF gene encoding orotidine-5'-phosphate decarboxylase gives MTSGRDGGPAPFGVRLAAAIESRSALCVGVDPHAATLAAWGLGRDEAGLTAFGATLVDAAAGRAAVVKPQIAFFEAAGVAGFRALGATIRRARDAGLLVVADVKRGDIGSTGDDYALAWLDRDGPFAADAMTVSPYLGYGSLGGTIGVARANGAGVFVLAATSNPEARVLQTAVLAEGPRAGRTVAAGIVVDVADENRTTADQALGDVGLVLGATLDLDDFGITADEIGSAPVLAPGFGAQGARIEDLRALYGSRAEQVLVNESRGLLGDGPDGVAALVADRADRIAVALGTAA, from the coding sequence GTGACGTCGGGACGTGACGGAGGCCCGGCTCCCTTCGGCGTGCGGCTCGCCGCCGCCATCGAGTCGCGGTCGGCGCTCTGCGTCGGTGTCGACCCCCACGCCGCCACCCTGGCGGCGTGGGGGCTCGGCCGTGACGAGGCGGGCCTGACCGCGTTCGGCGCGACGCTCGTCGACGCGGCCGCAGGACGGGCGGCGGTGGTGAAACCGCAGATCGCGTTCTTCGAGGCCGCCGGGGTGGCGGGCTTCCGTGCGCTCGGCGCGACGATCCGTCGGGCGCGCGATGCGGGCCTCCTGGTCGTGGCCGACGTCAAGCGCGGCGACATCGGGTCGACCGGGGACGACTACGCCCTCGCCTGGCTGGACCGCGACGGCCCGTTCGCTGCGGATGCGATGACGGTGTCGCCGTACCTCGGCTACGGCTCGCTCGGCGGCACGATCGGTGTCGCCCGCGCGAACGGTGCGGGCGTGTTCGTGCTCGCCGCGACGAGCAACCCGGAGGCGCGCGTGCTGCAGACGGCCGTGCTGGCGGAGGGCCCCCGTGCGGGGCGGACCGTGGCGGCCGGTATCGTCGTGGACGTGGCAGACGAGAACCGGACGACGGCCGACCAGGCCCTGGGTGACGTCGGGCTGGTGCTCGGCGCGACCCTCGACCTCGACGACTTCGGCATCACCGCTGACGAGATCGGCTCCGCGCCGGTCCTCGCACCGGGCTTCGGTGCCCAGGGTGCCCGGATCGAGGACCTCCGCGCGCTGTACGGCAGCCGTGCCGAGCAGGTCCTGGTGAACGAGTCCCGCGGGCTCCTCGGCGACGGGCCGGACGGGGTCGCCGCGCTCGTGGCGGACCGTGCCGACCGGATCGCGGTGGCACTGGGGACGGCCGCGTGA